A genomic stretch from Zeimonas sediminis includes:
- a CDS encoding addiction module protein, translated as MPDLVEELSRRARSLSPEERVRLTEELLATVQEVDAEREAAWSEEIKRRIAEIDSGTARLVPADEVFPEVRRLLL; from the coding sequence ATGCCTGACCTCGTAGAAGAACTGTCTCGGAGAGCGCGGTCGCTCTCGCCAGAGGAGCGCGTGCGGCTCACCGAGGAGTTGCTGGCCACTGTCCAGGAGGTCGACGCCGAGAGGGAAGCGGCCTGGAGCGAAGAGATCAAGCGCCGCATCGCCGAGATCGACAGCGGAACCGCCAGGCTCGTTCCCGCTGACGAAGTCTTTCCTGAAGTGCGCCGCCTGCTCCTGTGA
- a CDS encoding XRE family transcriptional regulator, whose translation MPEKLKDVMARLAPERRAKVAARARELADEMIAHADGLAAARRAHKKTQEEIANTLHIRQNAVAQLEKRSDLLISTLRKYVGAMGGELELVIRMANGSSMVLENIGELSRPEPLLPGASMARKAGRATGGAASDALRAKPAGGRPKKKRGVRETRPS comes from the coding sequence ATGCCTGAAAAGCTGAAAGATGTGATGGCGCGTCTGGCTCCGGAGCGGCGCGCGAAGGTGGCCGCAAGGGCTCGCGAACTGGCTGACGAGATGATCGCTCACGCCGACGGATTGGCGGCGGCCCGCAGGGCGCACAAGAAGACTCAGGAAGAGATCGCCAACACCCTGCACATACGGCAGAACGCGGTCGCTCAACTGGAGAAGCGATCCGACCTGCTCATCTCCACCCTCCGGAAGTACGTTGGGGCGATGGGGGGGGAATTGGAGTTGGTGATCCGGATGGCGAACGGCTCCTCGATGGTGCTCGAGAACATCGGGGAGTTGTCGAGGCCTGAGCCCCTGCTGCCCGGTGCTTCGATGGCACGGAAAGCAGGCAGGGCGACAGGGGGGGCGGCGTCGGATGCGCTGCGTGCTAAGCCCGCGGGGGGGCGGCCGAAGAAAAAGCGGGGGGTGCGGGAGACGCGACCGAGTTGA
- a CDS encoding addiction module protein, protein MASQFATIEAEALKLSPEERVSLADHLLASVGSNDEVDDAWGAEIERRLADVEAARTVLVPVEEAIHSARRALT, encoded by the coding sequence ATGGCATCGCAGTTCGCAACGATTGAAGCCGAGGCGCTGAAGCTCTCACCGGAGGAGCGTGTCTCTCTTGCGGACCACCTGCTCGCCAGCGTGGGGTCTAATGACGAGGTGGACGACGCCTGGGGCGCGGAGATCGAACGTCGACTGGCCGACGTCGAGGCTGCCCGTACCGTACTGGTTCCCGTCGAAGAGGCGATTCACAGCGCCAGGCGCGCGCTCACGTGA
- a CDS encoding type II toxin-antitoxin system RelE/ParE family toxin produces the protein MMVGRDRKSAGSAGTPSAWEVIFHDEFVGEFDALDEEVQDELLAAAQAVELAGPKAGRPHVDTLKGSRHANMKELRFTAKDGVETWRAAFAFDVDRRACLLVAGAKQGKNEQAFYRRLIRKADRRFDAHLASIRDACEPRDADLGRKK, from the coding sequence ATGATGGTTGGCCGTGACAGGAAGAGCGCTGGAAGCGCTGGAACGCCGTCTGCCTGGGAGGTGATCTTCCACGACGAGTTCGTCGGCGAGTTCGACGCCCTCGATGAGGAAGTCCAGGACGAACTGCTGGCCGCGGCCCAGGCAGTCGAACTGGCGGGGCCGAAAGCCGGCAGGCCGCACGTGGATACGTTGAAGGGCTCCCGGCATGCGAACATGAAGGAGTTGAGATTCACGGCTAAGGACGGTGTGGAGACCTGGCGCGCGGCGTTCGCGTTCGATGTCGACAGAAGGGCGTGCCTCCTCGTTGCCGGCGCCAAGCAGGGCAAGAACGAGCAGGCTTTCTACAGGCGTTTGATCCGGAAGGCGGATCGCCGGTTCGATGCCCATCTCGCGTCGATCCGGGATGCCTGCGAGCCACGCGATGCGGATCTCGGGAGGAAGAAGTGA
- a CDS encoding helix-turn-helix domain-containing protein, translating to MARAQVFAPGHSAASHPSRIARRGAVGVGDALRRQEKAMKGFRPARRRMDVSVGESVRVMRELQGMSQNQLAEASGISQATISGIENDRVRLGVERARVLAVALDCHPGVLLFPGWELPQRRRQNLDDDLKAAFRVEAALRGHSMEEEARRVLRPGLSRRGGEQGLGRRIHERFSAAGGVDLPEPDRSAPPR from the coding sequence ATGGCTCGGGCACAGGTCTTCGCGCCTGGGCATTCGGCGGCGAGTCATCCATCGCGTATAGCCCGAAGAGGTGCTGTTGGTGTCGGTGACGCCCTACGACGACAGGAGAAAGCGATGAAGGGGTTTCGGCCGGCCAGGCGGCGAATGGATGTTTCGGTCGGAGAGTCCGTCCGCGTGATGCGGGAGCTTCAGGGCATGAGCCAGAACCAGCTGGCTGAGGCCAGCGGCATCTCGCAGGCCACCATCTCTGGCATCGAGAACGACCGTGTGCGGCTCGGCGTGGAGCGCGCCCGCGTTCTGGCAGTTGCGCTCGATTGCCATCCTGGTGTCCTGCTGTTCCCGGGCTGGGAGCTGCCGCAGCGGCGGCGCCAGAATCTCGACGACGACCTGAAGGCCGCGTTTCGGGTGGAAGCGGCCCTGCGCGGACACTCGATGGAGGAGGAAGCGCGTCGCGTCCTTCGCCCGGGGCTGTCGCGAAGGGGCGGCGAGCAGGGGCTCGGCCGCCGGATCCACGAGCGGTTTTCCGCGGCGGGCGGGGTCGACCTGCCCGAGCCCGATCGCAGTGCGCCGCCGCGCTGA
- a CDS encoding NUDIX domain-containing protein, with translation MLLPKAEFRHAVAALPLVSIDLCVTDPRGRLLLGLRRNAPARGWWFTPGGRIRKNESLALALQRVARHELGVPAETAEGWVARARLMGAWDHFYDDSAFDPAVSTHYVNLPRWLTLGNDEVAALRLEADDQHSAWPWATVGEAAADATAHPYVRVYAEWVGRELAEGGAGRVLVCRGETSCNGRDRE, from the coding sequence ATGCTTCTTCCCAAGGCCGAGTTCCGCCATGCGGTGGCCGCGCTGCCGCTGGTGTCGATCGACCTGTGCGTCACCGACCCCCGGGGCCGCCTGCTGCTGGGCCTGCGCCGAAACGCGCCGGCGCGCGGCTGGTGGTTTACGCCGGGCGGGCGCATCCGCAAGAACGAGTCGCTGGCGCTGGCGCTGCAGCGGGTGGCGCGCCACGAGCTGGGCGTGCCGGCCGAGACTGCCGAGGGCTGGGTGGCGCGAGCGCGCCTGATGGGCGCCTGGGACCACTTCTACGACGACAGCGCCTTCGATCCTGCGGTGTCCACGCACTACGTGAACCTGCCGCGCTGGCTGACGCTCGGGAACGATGAGGTAGCAGCGCTTAGGCTCGAGGCGGACGACCAGCACTCGGCGTGGCCCTGGGCGACGGTGGGCGAGGCGGCGGCGGATGCGACGGCGCATCCGTACGTGCGGGTGTATGCGGAGTGGGTCGGGCGGGAGCTGGCCGAGGGCGGCGCGGGTCGGGTCCTCGTCTGCAGGGGTGAGACTTCCTGCAATGGCCGCGATCGCGAGTAA